A region of Etheostoma cragini isolate CJK2018 chromosome 24, CSU_Ecrag_1.0, whole genome shotgun sequence DNA encodes the following proteins:
- the si:ch211-113j14.1 gene encoding sterol 26-hydroxylase, mitochondrial, producing the protein MLKLQEVPAYAPVINQVVGDLLRRVELLRSRSQDRATVSDMAAELYKFGFEAISSILFETRLGCLQEEIPGDTLRFIAAVNTMLTTSDTVLLLPRWSRRVLPVWRRFVQAWDDLYDVAQTLIDRRIAEMEAQVCRGEPVEGMFLAYLLSSDTLSRAEVNISVTELLLGGVDTTSNTLSWALYRLARDRRAQDRLSTEVNSVCRDRREPTTDDLSRMPYLKAVIKETLRLYPVVPGNGRLSSENELVLGNYRFPKRTQFHLCHYSAGHDEAEFADAEVFVPERWLRSEAPGSVCGGAASNSYQHHPYSSIPFGVGVRACVGRRVAEMEMYLALSRLMQHYEVQPEPGSPVVEPKTRTLLIPAKPIALRFLPRA; encoded by the exons ATGCTGAAGCTGCAGGAAGTGCCGGCCTACGCCCCCGTCATCAACCAGGTGGTGGGAGACCTGCTGCGTCGCGTGGAGCTCCTCCGCAGTCGCAGCCAGGACCGGGCCACTGTCTCAGACATGGCTGCTGAGCTCTACAAGTTCGGCTTTGAAG CCATCTCCTCCATCCTGTTTGAGACGCGGCTGGGCTGCCTGCAGGAGGAGATTCCCGGAGACACGCTGCGCTTCATCGCCGCCGTCAACACCATGCTGACGACGTCAGACACGGTGCTCCTCCTCCCCCGCTGGAGCCGCCGCGTCCTGCCCGTCTGGAGGCGCTTCGTCCAGGCCTGGGACGATCTCTACGACGTAG CCCAGACCCTCATTGACCGGAGGATTGCTGAAATGGAGGCTCAGGTGTGCCGCGGCGAGCCGGTTGAGGGCATGTTCCTGGCCTACCTGCTGTCCTCTGACACGCTGAGCAGAGCCGAGGTCAACATCAGCGTCACCGAGCTGCTGCTGGGCGGCGTGGACACG ACCTCGAACACCCTGTCTTGGGCCTTGTACCGCCTAGCGAGGGACCGCAGGGCTCAGGACCGCCTGTCCACAGAGGTGAACTCCGTGTGTCGGGACAGACGAGAGCCGACCACAGACGACCTGAGCAGGATGCCCTACCTGAAGGCCGTCATAAAGGAGACGTTACG CCTTTATCCTGTGGTGCCTGGAAACGGACGCTTGTCCTCTGAGAACGAGCTGGTTCTCGGTAACTACCGATTCCCGAAGAGG actCAGTTCCATCTGTGTCATTACTCCGCCGGTCACGATGAAGCGGAGTTTGCAGACGCGGAGGTCTTCGTCCCGGAGAGGTGGCTCCGGTCCGAGGCGCCCGGCAGCGTCTGTGGCGGAGCGGCGTCCAACTCCTACCAGCACCACCCATACAGCTCCATCCCCTTCGGTGTCGGGGTGCGAGCCTGTGTGGGGAGAAGGGTGGCAGAGATGGAGATGTACTTGGCTCTGTCCCGG CTGATGCAGCACTACGAGGTCCAGCCTGAACCTGGTTCCCCGGTCGTGGAGCCTAAAACTCGAACCCTGCTCATCCCGGCCAAACCCATCGCCCTGCGCTTCCTGCCCAGAGCCTGA